One genomic region from Kwoniella dejecticola CBS 10117 chromosome 1, complete sequence encodes:
- a CDS encoding V-type proton ATPase proteolipid subunit, with protein sequence MSTVAELCPVYAPFFGAMGCTSAIVFTCIGAAYGTAKSGVGISAMAVLRPDLMMKCAIPVVMAGIIGIYGLVVSVLISGNLASPMPLYTGFIQLGAGLSVGLAGLAAGFAIGIVGDAGVRGTAQQPRLFVGMILILIFAEVLGLYGLIVALILNTNSTVDYTCSIAQ encoded by the exons ATGTCTACAGTCGCTGAGCTCTGCCCGGTCTACGCTCCCTTCTTCGGAGCTATGGGATGTACTTCCgccatcgtcttcacctGTATCGGTGCTGC CTACGGTACCGCCAAATCCGGTGTCGGAATCTCCGCCATGGCCGTCCTCCGACCTGATCTCATGATGAAATGTGCCATTCCCGTCGTCATGGCTGGTATCATCGGTATC TACGGTTTGGTAGTCTCAGTGTTGATCTCTGGTAACC TCGCCTCCCCTATGCCATTGTACACGGGATTCATCCAACTCGGTGCTGGTCTTTCGGTTGGTCTTGCTGGTTTGGCTGCCGGGTTCGCCATTGGTATCGTCGGTGATGCCGGTGTAAGAGGTACTGCCCAACAACCCAGATTGTTCGTCGGTATG ATTCTTATCCTCATTTTCGCCGAAGTGTTGGGTCTTTACGGTTTGATCGTCGCTTTGATCCTCAACACCAACTCTACCGTTGACTACACC TGCTCGATCGCCCAATAA
- a CDS encoding ubiquinone biosynthesis protein COQ4, mitochondrial: MRSSLRLLTQRSPNYAGHEPLSFSQNALLAVGSGLMGVWTSRGDLVASLSESTASTFLPALHEKMGLHPEGRQILRDRPTITHETLQGLQLLKRGTLGREYWEWLDDGQLDPDARMPVKYIDSPTLAYTMLRYRQTHDLYHTLFSLPPTLPHELSLKVLEFANMSLPVAALSSTFGPLRLKRRQTWLKDWVPWALRTGQEGRSLVGVYWEKRWEQGIGELRRELGVKRNDMQGVEDRWGGYRKIREIERDLRRKGEWIDEPEEW, from the exons atgagatcttCGTTACGACTACTCACCCAACGCTCGCCAAATTACGCAGGCCATGAACCACTATCATTCTCGCAGAACGCCCTACTAGCCGTTGGATCGGGACTGATGGGCGTCTGGACTTCCCGTGGAGACTTGGTGGCTTCATTGTCCGAATCAACCGCTTCGACTTTTTTACCTGCTCTAcacgagaagatgggattACATCCTGAAGGTCGTCAGATACTGCGTGATCGACCGACAATCACGCATGAGACCCTACAAGGTTTGCAGCTCTTGAAAAGAGGCACGCTGGGCAGAGAGTATTGGGAGTGGTTAGATGATGGGCAATTGGATCCGGATGCGAGAATGCCG GTCAAATACATAGATTCCCCCACACTGGCATATACGATGCTGCGCTATCGACAGACACACGACCTATACCATACCCTATTCTCACTCCCACCTACACTACCTCATGAGCTGTCTTTGAAAGTACTGGAGTTCGCGAATATGTCGTTACCCGTAGCAGCGCTTTCCTCGACATTTGGCCCGCTCCGTCTGAAACGACGGCAAACATGGTTGAAAGATTGGGTGCCGTGGGCGTTGAGGACAGGGCAAGAGGGAAGGAGTTTAGTAGGAGTTTACTGGGAGAAAAGATGGGAACAGGGTATAGGGGAATTGAGGAGGGAGTTGGGCGTGAAAAGGAATGATATGCAAGGAGTCGAGGATAGGTGGGGTGGGTATAGGAAGATaagggagattgagagggATCTGAGGCGGAAGGGAGAATGGATAgatgagcctgaagaatGGTAG
- a CDS encoding adenylate kinase, translating into MASAAGSGSEVDYLKTLVSQLQDKIHQLENKTSTTVSSALDSAKSAVGLGPKDAPRMVLIGPPGAGKGTQAPNISGKYCICHLATGDMLRSQVAKQTELGKAAKKIMDQGGLVSDEIMIGMIKKELSENAECKNGFILDGFPRTVPQASKLDAVLKEGKQAIDHAIELKIPDALLISRITGRLVHPASGRSYHKEFNPPKKPMTDDQTGEPLIQRSDDNVETLKKRLSTYHQQTGPVVDYYKSTGVWTPVDAAQSPKLVWASIGKILEGTREGKMVRE; encoded by the exons TCGACTACCTCAAAACCTTGGTCTCTCAA CTCCAGGACAAAATCCATCAGTTGGAAAACAAGACTTCTACCACCGTCTCTTCCGCTCTTGACTCTGCCAAATCAGCCGTCGGACTAGGTCCTAAAGATGCTCCTCGAATGGTATTGATCGGTCCTCCTGGAGCAG GTAAAGGTACTCAAGCACCCAACATCTCCGGCAAATACTGTATCTGCCACTTGGCCACCGGAGACATGCTCCGATCGCAAGTAGCCAAGCAGACCGAACTCGGTAAagccgccaagaagatcatggACCAAGGTGGTCTCGTCAGCGACGAGATCATGATTGgtatgatcaagaaggagtTGAGCGAGAATGCCGAGTGCAAGAACGG TTTCATCCTCGACGGATTCCCTCGAACTGTTCCCCAAGCCTCCAAGCTCGACGCCGTGTTGAAAGAAGGCAAACAAGCCATCGACCACGCCATCGAGCTCAAGATCCCTGACGCTCTCTTGATCTCCCGAATCACCGGTCGATTGGTGCACCCCGCTTCTGGGCGAAGTTACCACAAGGAGT TCAACCCCCCTAAGAAACCTATGACAGACGACCAAACCGGAGAACCCCTGATCCAACGATCCGACGATAACGTCGAAACCCTCAAAAAGAGGTTATCGACCTACCACCAACAGACTGGACCTGTGGTCGATTACTACAAATCCACCGGGGTTTGGACCCCCGTAGATGCTGCTCAATCGCCCAAGTTGGTCTGGGCCTCCATCGGCAAGATTCTGGAAGGTACGAGGGAAGGAAAGATGGTTAGAGAGTAG